The DNA sequence GAGCTGTCGTTCGACGTCGCCGGCTCGGCCGCGCTGCCGGCGTGGCTGCGCCAGCGGGCGGTGCAGCGGCTGGCCAACCGGCTGGTCGGCGGGGTGTTGACGGTCACCGCCAGCGAGCACCGCAACCAGTTGGCGAACCGGGCCGCGGCCCGGGACCGGTTGTCCGCACTGCTGCGCGAGGCGATCGCGCCGCCGGCACCGCCGCGTCGGCCGACCCGGCCGTCCCGGGCGGCGAAGGAACGGCGGATCAGCGACAAGAAACGCCGGGCGCAGACGAAGCGTCTGCGCCGCGGCGATCCTGACTGACCAGGTACGCGACCCGGTCAGCTATTCGGCCCGGTCAGCACCAGCAGGCGTTGGCCCAGCTGTCGGTGGACCAGAAGTGCGAGCCCCAGTCGCCCGGCGTCCACGATCCGGTGGACCAGAAGTGGCTCGACCAGGCGGGGTCCACCCACGACCCGGAGCCGTCCCAGGACGGCGAGGTCCAGACCGCGCCACCCCAGGTGCGACTGGCCCAGGAGGTGCCGGTCCAGCCGTCCGCGGCCATCCGGTGGCCCAGCCAGACGCCGCCGGTCCAGGCGGTCCGGGCCGCGGACTGGCTGGCCCAGGCCGGGCTGCTGAACGGGCCGAAGATGCTCTGCTCGCCCTGCAGTGTCACGTTGTTGCGGACCACTCTGCTGGTGCCCCGGGACGCGTCGATCGGGCCGCGGCCGTCGGACCTGGTCCACTGCTGCGGCTGCCACACCGGGGTGTAGGTCAGCGCCGCGTTCAGGTTGATGCTGCGTAGGCCGAGGTTCGCGCCCCCGCCGGTGGGCAGGAAGGTACCGCTCTCCACCAGCACCTGTTTGACCTCGTCGGCGGTGAGCCACGGCTTGGCCTGCAGCAGCAGCGCGGCGACGGCCGAGGTGACCGCGACCGCCTGCGAGGTGCCGGTGCCCCGGAACAGGGTGCTGCCGACCCGGGCGCCGGGATAACGGTTGTCGACGTTGGACCCTGGGTTGCGCAGCGACAGTACCGATTCGCCGGGGGCCAGCAGATCCAGTTGCCGGCCGGCCGTGGCGAGGTTGGTGAACGGCGCGAGTTCGTCGTCGGCGGTGGTCAGCGTGCCCTTGGTCAGACTGGCGCCGACCGTGATGACGTACGGGTTGGTCGCCGGATTGTCCAGCCGACCGAACCCGTTGCCGTCGTTGCCGGCGGCCGCCACGACCACGATCCCGGCGTGCCATGCCTGTTCGACGGCGAAGTGCAGCGGATCGGTCCAGAAGGCCGGGTTGCCGGCGGAGCCGTACGCCAGGTTCAGTACCCGGATCGGATGGGTGGGGTCGTGGTTGCGGTTGGCGACGACCCAGTCGACCGCCGCGATGACCTGTGAGACGTCGACCGCGCCGTTGGCCGTACCGACCTTGACCGAGGTCAGTTTCGCCTTCGGCGCCAGCCCGCGCGCGCCGCTGGTCGGATCGTCGCCGATCAGTACGCCGGCGAGGTGGGTGCCGTGCCCGTAGGTGTCGAGCCAGCGCAGATTCGTCGCCTGGGACTCGAAGGACAGGTCCGGGCCGTTGACCAGCCGGTTCGCCGGTAGGCCGGGGACCGGTACCACCCCGGTGTCGATCATCGCAATGCCGATCCCGGTGCCGTCCAGCGCCGCCGTCGCCGGGGTGTTCGCACCGACGATGCTGCGCACGTCGGCCAGCGAGGTGCCCTGGCCGATGCCGGGGGAGCCGTTCCACAGGCTGGCGAAGCCCCCGGCTGGTACACCGGCCGGTGCGCCGGCCGGCCGCGCCGCCGGCCCGCCGGCCACGGTGGCGGCGAGCACCACGACCGTCGACAGTGCAGCGATTTGTTTTCGGTATCCGCGCTGTTCGCGTACAGCGCTTATCGTCGGCACCGGTGCGATCCTCCTGACGAATAACAAGATCATGGCTACCGGTGGGTCCATCCGATAGGGACGCGTCCCCGGCACCACGGTGGACATGTTACGTAGCAGAAACCTCTCGGGTGAGAACGAACATCCTCCTATCGTGCAGGACGTGCGTCGGGCCGGTGGACTCCCATGCCCGGTGACTGACGGATAGCATCCAATTCGGTGGTGCCGTACACAGAGGGCACCCGTTAACCATGCCGACACGCCCGTCGGCCCACCAGGTCGCGGCAGGCGGGTCCGGTGACCCGGCACGCCGGTGGTGACGAGGGCGGTGAGACGTACGACGTGGCGGCGACCGATCCGGTCACGGGAGCCCGTCAGCGCGCATCCCTTGAGCCATTCCTCAGACGCCAGTTGAGCCGGGCGGGGCACCCCTGTGGGGTGTTCCTGTTCGACGTCGACTTCTTCAAGACCGTCAACGACGTCTACGGCCACCTGCGTGGCGACCGGGTGCTCCGCCAGCTCGCCGAGCGGGTCCGCGCCACCTGCCGGCCGCAGGACGTGCTGTTCCGGTACGGCGGCGACGAGTTCGTCGTCGTACTGCCGCAGACCGGACGCACCGAGGCGGTCCGGCTCGCCCTGCGGCTGACCGAACGGATCCGCAACACCGAGTTCTCCGGCGACCCGCCGCTGCATCTGACGGTCAGCCTCGGGGTGGCGACCGCACCCGCCGACGGCACCACCGCCGAGCACCTGCTGGACCACGCCGACCGACGCAACTACCTCGCCAAACGGCGGGGGCGCGACAGCGCGGTCGCCGACGACGTGGAAATCGCCGACGACACCGGATCCCGGCTGTGGGAACGCGACGAGGCGCTGCGCCGTACCCACGAGTTCCTGACCCGGCTGCAGGTGACCGGCCGTGGCTCGGCCCGAATCCACGGGCAGCGCGGTGCCGGGCACACCCGTTTCCTCGCCGAGACCGCCCGGCTGGCCGCGTTGCGCGGGTTCGCCGTGGTCACGGTGCCACCCGAGCCGGAGCCGCTGCCGCTGCCGGTCTTCGCCGACCAGGTTCTGCTGATCGCCGACCTCGCCGCCGTCGACCGGGTCCCACAGTTGCTGCGGGTCTGGTCCCGCCCGAGTCTGCTGCCCGCCGTGCTCGGGCTGGTGCAGGCCAGCACCGAAACGGCCCGGCCGGCCCGGCCGCCCGGACCCGTCGGTGCCGGCGAACCGGTCACGGTGACCGGTCCCGGCCCGCTGCCCGGTGTCGGTCCGGGTGGGGTGCACCTGCCGGAGCTGGAGCAGATCGAGCTGACCCCGTGGTCGCCGGCGACGACCCGGATCTGGTTGCGGACCGCGCTGCGCGGCGAGCCCAGCCGGACCCTGGTGAACTGGTTCGTCCGGCAGACCGGTGGGCTACCGGCCGCCGCCGACCGGGAGCTCGACCGGGTGCGTAGCCGCCGTGGTCTGGTCGGTTCCGGCACCGGCGGCTGGACGTTGAGCCCGGACCTGCTCGGCCGGCCACGGCGCCGGGTGCGGCTGCCGGCCCCGCTGACCCCGCTGATCGGCCGGGACCGCGACGTCGCCCGGATCGACGCGCTACTGGCGACCAGCCGGCTGGTCACTCTCGTCGGGGCCGGCGGGATCGGCAAGACCCGGCTGTCGCTGTCGGTGGCCGCCAGCCTCGCGGCCCGGTTCGACGACGGGGTGTGCTTCGTGGCGCTGGCCGCCAGCCGCACCGCGACGGAGGTGCTCACCGCGGTCGCCGCCGCGCTGGACGTGCCGGTGCGTGCCGGACAGGCGGTGCTGGACGCGGTGGTCGACCACACCGCGGACACCGAGTTGCTGCTGGTGCTGGACAACCTGGAACAGGCGCTGGCCGCCGGCCCGCCGTTGGGTCAGCTGCTGGCCGCCGCCGGTCGCGTTCGGGTGCTGGCCACCAGCCGGGAGCCGCTGGGTATCTACGGCGAACAGGTCTACCGGGTGCCGCCGCTGCCGCTGCCCCGGCTCGACGACCTGCCGCGCGGGGCGTCGGCCGCCGCCCGCGCGGTGGCGCAGCATCCGGCGATCGCCCTGTTCGACCAGCTCGCCCGGACGGCCGACGCGGACTTCAGGCTGACCGCCGACGCGCTACCGGCGGTCGCCGAGCTGTGCCGGAGGCTGGACGGCCTGCCGCTGGCGATCGAGCTGGCCGCCGCGCGTACCGACCAGTTGAGCCCGGCGGCGCTGTTGGACCGGCTCGGCCCGCATCTGGACCTGCTCGGCCCCGGGCCACGCGACCGGCCGGCCCGCCAGCGGACCCTGCACGGCACCGTCGACTGGAGTTTCGGCCTGCTGGAGCCCGCGCACCGGGACGTCTTCACCGCGGCGGCCGTCTTCACCGCCGAGCCGACGGCAGCTGCCGTGGCCGCCGTCGCCGGGCTGGGGCCGGTGGCCGGGGCAGGGCCGGTGGCCGGCGCCGGGTCCTCGGCCGTCGACGACGTCGCCGAAGCGTTGGAGGCGCTGGTCCGCAAGAGCCTGGTGGTGGCGGTGACCGGGCGGTCCGGCACCCGCCGGTACGCGATGCTGAACACCATCCAGACCCGGGCCCGGCAACTGTGCACCGCCGGGCAGCGGGCCCGGCAGCTGCGCAACCATCTGACGTACTGCGCCGGGCTGGCGGACCGGGCGGCCGCCGGAATGGCCGGGCCGGAGCAGAGCCGCTGGGCCGACGAGCTCGACCAGGAATACCCGGACCTGCGGGCCGCGCTGGAGCATGCACTCGCCACCGACGACCTGGCCACCGCGACTCGGCTGTGCCTCGGGTTGTGGCGGTACTGGCGCAACGGCAACCAGATCCGTGACGGCCGACAGTGGCTCGACCGGCTGCTCTCCGCCCCTGCCGGGTTGGCCGTGGAGCACCGCCGCCGACTGCTCTATCCGGCGGCGGTACTGGCCGCCACCCAGGACGACACCGCCACCGCCGCCCGACTCGGTGGGGAGTGCCTGCGCCTCACCGAGCAGGCCGGCGACGCCGAAGGCGTCGCGCAGGCCCGCAACATCCTCGGCGTCGCGGCGATGCTCGCTGGCCGGTACGACGAGGCCGGCGAACACTTCCGGTACGGCCTGGAGGTGTGGCGCGAGCTTGGGGCGAAGCCCGGCATGGCGATCGCGCTCGGCAACCTCGCCAAGGTCTGTCTGCGGGCCGGCGACATCGCCGACGCCGACTGGCACATCAACCAGTGCCTGGCGCTGGAGCGGGAGGCCGGCAACAGTCGTGGCGTACTGCTCGGGTTGACCTGTCTGGCCGAGATCCTGCTCGCCCGGCCGGACCCGGCCGGCGCGGCCGCCGTGGCCCGGGAAGCGCTCGACCTGGCCACCGGGCTGGGGGACCTGTTCGGCGAGGCAGTCGCGCTGCACCATCTCGGGCAGTGCGAGCTGGCCGGCGGGGACCGGCCGGCCGCGCTGCGGTTGTTCGTCGCGGCCCTGGAACGGCGGTTCGAGCTGGGGGACCGGGCGGACCTGTCCACCTCGTTGGAGACGGTGGCGGAGGTGACCGTCGACGACGATCCGGCCCTGGCGGTACGGATCCTCGCCGCGGTCGACTCGCTGCGGTACCGGTTCGGTCTGGTCGCGCCGGTGGCGGTGCAGCAGCGGCGGGACGCGGCACTGGCCGCCGCCCGGCGCGCGTTGAGCGGTGACTCGTTCGACGCCGCCTGGTACACGGGTGTGGCCACCCCGCTGGACCTGGTCGTCGACCAGGCACTGGACTGCGCACCGGAGGGACCCCGGGACCCGGCCACGGTGCTAGGGTCCCGGGGGTGATCGAAGCAGCTGTCCACCTTGCCGCCCAACCCCGTCTCGACACCCTGGTCACCGAGTGGCGTTCCGAGGCGCAGCGGCTGCGTACCGACTATGCCGGCACCGCGTGGCTCGGTGACCGTCCGGCGGACGACACCGGCCTGGCCGGCCCCGACTACACCCGCCGCGGCGTGGACGTGCAGCTGTTCCTGCCGGACACCCACTGGTACGCGGTCGACGCCCTGGACGACGTGGAGATCCAGGTGACCGGCGGGCTGGTGCAGGTGGCCGCCACCGCCCGGCAGACCCAGGGGCTGGTCGGCGCGCTCGCCGCACCGACGGTGGACTTCTTCGAGCACCCCGAGGGCGAGCCCGGTGTCGGGATCTGCCTGTCCCTGCGCGGCGAGATCTGGTCCAACCTGGGGCTGTCCTACCGGGTGAGTGTGCTCTGCCGGCCGGACGCGGTACTGCGGGCCGGCGGGCGGGCCGACGACGAGCCGGCCGACGACGAGCCGGTCGACGGGGACTGACCGGGTCGGCCTACCCGGGTCGGCCTACCCGGGTCGGCCTACCCGGGTCGGCCTACGCTGGTCGGGTGGTGACCGACACCCTGCTCGACCGGGCCACCTGGACCCGGCGCCGCGACGCGCACGCCGAGCGCGTCGACCGGCTGGTGGGCGGGCACCTGGAGCGCCGCCGCCGGGGCGAGTCTCATCCGGTCGCGGACTTTCTGTTCACCTACTACGCGTACCGGCCGGCGCAGCTGCGTCGCTGGCATCCGGGGGCGGGGGTGCGGCTCGCCGACACCGAGCCGGCGCAGTGGGGCCGGGACTACCGGGCGGTCCCGTGTGGTGACGGGGTGGCGGTCACGGTGGACACCGCCGGGCTGCTGGCCCGGCGCGGCGAGTTCGTGACCTGGGTACGGGACCTGCTGGCCCGTACCGCGACCCGGCCGGCGCACCTGGGCTGCTTCGGCCTGCACGAGTGGGCGATGGTCTACCGGCAGCCCGCCGACGAGGTCCGGCACCACCGGTGGCCGCTGCGGATGAGTCCGGCCGGCATCGCCGAGTTCGTCGACGGTCAGCGGATCCGGTGCAGCCATTTCGACGCGTACCGATTCTTCACCCCAGCGGCGCGGTCGCTGAACCTGCTCTCCCCGCAGCGCTCCAACCAGGCCGACTTCGAACAACCGGGCTGCCTGCATGCCAACATGGATCTGTACAAGTGGTCCTTTCGGTTGAGTCCGCTGGTCCCCGGCGAGCTGGTGGTGGACTGCTTCGAGTTGGCCCGTGACATCCGGGACCTGGACATGCGGGCCAGTCCGTACGACCTGCGGGAACTGGGCTATCCGCCGGTGCGGATCGAGACCGCGGCGGGTCGGGCCGAGTACGCGACGATGCAGCGGGATTTCGCCGAGCGGGCTGCGGTACTGCGGGGCCGCCTGTTGCGGTTTATCGCCCGATTCGATGGGTTTGGTCAGCTGAACCAGCCGAGCTGACATTTCCGACTCACCATCAGCTTTCTGTGCCAATCGTGGCCGCCTGCTGACTGCTGCCCTAATTCAGTCAACTCCAATGGTTGACCGGACCTAGACGTTCAACTAATCTCAAGCGCAGCAACAAGCTAGAACGTCAGGTGGAAGTCAAGGAGCGGCCCAGCGAACGGCTCCCGGGCCGACAAGGAGGTGCGCGATGTTGGCGGAACTGTCGACGTCCTGGGATGCCACCCAGGACTACGACCTGGACATCGACGTGGACGGGCTGGACCTCGGGCCACTCACCGTCACCGCGATGCGGGACTCGGTGGCACTGCCCGAGACCGGAGCGTCCTCGGCCGGCGACGGCGGTCGGGCCTCCTGCTCCTGCTGCTACGTCACCTGATCCACC is a window from the Solwaraspora sp. WMMD792 genome containing:
- a CDS encoding thiazolylpeptide-type bacteriocin; this translates as MLAELSTSWDATQDYDLDIDVDGLDLGPLTVTAMRDSVALPETGASSAGDGGRASCSCCYVT
- the arfB gene encoding alternative ribosome rescue aminoacyl-tRNA hydrolase ArfB, which encodes MAAGEMRVTDSVVIPAGELTERFSRSSGPGGQGVNTADSRVELSFDVAGSAALPAWLRQRAVQRLANRLVGGVLTVTASEHRNQLANRAAARDRLSALLREAIAPPAPPRRPTRPSRAAKERRISDKKRRAQTKRLRRGDPD
- a CDS encoding S8 family serine peptidase, producing the protein MPTISAVREQRGYRKQIAALSTVVVLAATVAGGPAARPAGAPAGVPAGGFASLWNGSPGIGQGTSLADVRSIVGANTPATAALDGTGIGIAMIDTGVVPVPGLPANRLVNGPDLSFESQATNLRWLDTYGHGTHLAGVLIGDDPTSGARGLAPKAKLTSVKVGTANGAVDVSQVIAAVDWVVANRNHDPTHPIRVLNLAYGSAGNPAFWTDPLHFAVEQAWHAGIVVVAAAGNDGNGFGRLDNPATNPYVITVGASLTKGTLTTADDELAPFTNLATAGRQLDLLAPGESVLSLRNPGSNVDNRYPGARVGSTLFRGTGTSQAVAVTSAVAALLLQAKPWLTADEVKQVLVESGTFLPTGGGANLGLRSINLNAALTYTPVWQPQQWTRSDGRGPIDASRGTSRVVRNNVTLQGEQSIFGPFSSPAWASQSAARTAWTGGVWLGHRMAADGWTGTSWASRTWGGAVWTSPSWDGSGSWVDPAWSSHFWSTGSWTPGDWGSHFWSTDSWANACWC
- a CDS encoding diguanylate cyclase: MTRHAGGDEGGETYDVAATDPVTGARQRASLEPFLRRQLSRAGHPCGVFLFDVDFFKTVNDVYGHLRGDRVLRQLAERVRATCRPQDVLFRYGGDEFVVVLPQTGRTEAVRLALRLTERIRNTEFSGDPPLHLTVSLGVATAPADGTTAEHLLDHADRRNYLAKRRGRDSAVADDVEIADDTGSRLWERDEALRRTHEFLTRLQVTGRGSARIHGQRGAGHTRFLAETARLAALRGFAVVTVPPEPEPLPLPVFADQVLLIADLAAVDRVPQLLRVWSRPSLLPAVLGLVQASTETARPARPPGPVGAGEPVTVTGPGPLPGVGPGGVHLPELEQIELTPWSPATTRIWLRTALRGEPSRTLVNWFVRQTGGLPAAADRELDRVRSRRGLVGSGTGGWTLSPDLLGRPRRRVRLPAPLTPLIGRDRDVARIDALLATSRLVTLVGAGGIGKTRLSLSVAASLAARFDDGVCFVALAASRTATEVLTAVAAALDVPVRAGQAVLDAVVDHTADTELLLVLDNLEQALAAGPPLGQLLAAAGRVRVLATSREPLGIYGEQVYRVPPLPLPRLDDLPRGASAAARAVAQHPAIALFDQLARTADADFRLTADALPAVAELCRRLDGLPLAIELAAARTDQLSPAALLDRLGPHLDLLGPGPRDRPARQRTLHGTVDWSFGLLEPAHRDVFTAAAVFTAEPTAAAVAAVAGLGPVAGAGPVAGAGSSAVDDVAEALEALVRKSLVVAVTGRSGTRRYAMLNTIQTRARQLCTAGQRARQLRNHLTYCAGLADRAAAGMAGPEQSRWADELDQEYPDLRAALEHALATDDLATATRLCLGLWRYWRNGNQIRDGRQWLDRLLSAPAGLAVEHRRRLLYPAAVLAATQDDTATAARLGGECLRLTEQAGDAEGVAQARNILGVAAMLAGRYDEAGEHFRYGLEVWRELGAKPGMAIALGNLAKVCLRAGDIADADWHINQCLALEREAGNSRGVLLGLTCLAEILLARPDPAGAAAVAREALDLATGLGDLFGEAVALHHLGQCELAGGDRPAALRLFVAALERRFELGDRADLSTSLETVAEVTVDDDPALAVRILAAVDSLRYRFGLVAPVAVQQRRDAALAAARRALSGDSFDAAWYTGVATPLDLVVDQALDCAPEGPRDPATVLGSRG
- a CDS encoding 3-methyladenine DNA glycosylase, which codes for MVTDTLLDRATWTRRRDAHAERVDRLVGGHLERRRRGESHPVADFLFTYYAYRPAQLRRWHPGAGVRLADTEPAQWGRDYRAVPCGDGVAVTVDTAGLLARRGEFVTWVRDLLARTATRPAHLGCFGLHEWAMVYRQPADEVRHHRWPLRMSPAGIAEFVDGQRIRCSHFDAYRFFTPAARSLNLLSPQRSNQADFEQPGCLHANMDLYKWSFRLSPLVPGELVVDCFELARDIRDLDMRASPYDLRELGYPPVRIETAAGRAEYATMQRDFAERAAVLRGRLLRFIARFDGFGQLNQPS